One Helianthus annuus cultivar XRQ/B chromosome 12, HanXRQr2.0-SUNRISE, whole genome shotgun sequence genomic region harbors:
- the LOC110894874 gene encoding uncharacterized protein At2g39920, whose product MRVLIITPVLCVHIYFLKMSAYDHEMERGYSESLSSGPESDMESEFGTESVIYMSSFAATIFVGVLVTIGVLLMIVLITLVVMLQSCESRNSGAVEMLRYVDQFDLNLYDYCKTVSLHAELNINSYESYSLPEVCKNAAVKYIKHGHYTRDLSTIGSLVENYFKKVTPVVGGRDVVLMDIDDLYVHRFQDYGHHDGVQEAKLMKHAVFVQIYTKLRSAGWSLVLVSRKHEKRRGVVTDRLIAARCGGWSELIMRSDEEMKMDIHEYLYKQKAIMQAEGYHIAAVISSRMDVLFGPLNSTQIFKLPNPFITLEVES is encoded by the exons ATGAGAGTACTTATTATAACTCCTGTGTTGTGTGTtcatatatattttctcaaaatgtCAGCATATGATCATGAGATGGAAAGGGGTTATTCTGAAAGTCTATCTAGTGGTCCGGAATCTG ATATGGAAAGTGAATTTGGAACGGAATCTGTGATCTATATGTCTTCATTTGCTGCAACAATCTTCGTTGGTGTTCTTGTAACGATCGGGGTGTTGCTGATGATTGTGCTAATCACATTGGTGGTCATGTTACAATCATGTGAAAGCCGGAATTCTGGGGCTGTAGAAATGTTAAGATATGTCGATCAGTTCGATCTTAATCTTTACGATTATTGCAAGACGGTTTCTCTACACGCGGAACTTAATATCAATAGCTATGAATCGTATTCGTTGCCTGAAGTTTGTAAAAATGCGGCTGTCAAGTATATTAAACATGGTCATTACACAAGAGATTTGAGTACCATTGGGTCACTTGTTGAAAATTACTTCAAGAAGGTTACGCCTGTTGTTGGTGGTCGGGATGTGGTGTTAATGGACATAGACGACTTATATGTTCATCG GTTCCAAGATTATGGTCATCATGATGGTGTTCAAGAGGCCAAACTTATGAAACATGCGGTGTTTGTGCAAATATACACAAAACTACGGTCTGCAGGATGGTCGTTGGTTTTAGTGTCTAGGAAGCATGAGAAAAGACGTGGTGTGGTCACTGACAGGCTTATAGCGGCTCGATGTGGAGGTTGGTCTGAATTAATCATGAG ATCAGATGAGGAAATGAAAATGGATATCCACGAGTATCTCTACAAGCAAAAGGCGATTATGCAAGCGGAAGGATACCATATTGCAGCAGTGATCAGCAGCCGTATGGATGTTTTATTCGGCCCGCTTAATAGTACACAGATCTTCAAGCTTCCGAATCCGTTCATCACACTAGAAGTGGAAAGCTAA
- the LOC110894875 gene encoding proliferating cell nuclear antigen isoform X1, which yields MGDIVVISVTEDGLQFLTKGDTGTANIVCRQNPFADKREEATIIEMVKPISEKYALRFLKSFTKAAPLASQVTLSLASDWPMMVEYKIAEMGHLRFYLAPKMNKDNCQNVDLVELKSVQGSMLRKAIKTIANLVNDVDAKFECSSTGVSLQAMDPMHQAIVSLLLRSDGFEHYRCDRNMSLGINLGVMAKMLKCAGDNDIVTIKAADGDDCVNIVFENFDQNKITNFEMKLTDVDYKPLQIPEFSYDATVRMPSSEFARICNDFSTVGDTVVISFTKEGLEFSTKGDTGTANIVCTQNTFGDKPEEATIIETWKPVSAKFELSYLNSFTEATPLASQVTLSLCSTGLLKVEYKIVEMGYLKFGLAAKGEEVKKMNGEPVKTKSNGKTKREVNKEDMKAKKRHRAKVEKIKEEKLRLKKEEQEYKIILLKEEVRMMQQKQMDKDMKFFSMPHDNLAGAALDAVLARKCEIAQRWGWK from the exons ATGGGAGACATTG TTGTGATATCTGTTACAGAAGACGGGTTGCAGTTCTTAACCAAAGGGGACACTGGTACTGCAAATATTGTGTGCAGACAAAACCCTTTCGCTGACAAG CGAGAAGAAGCGACTATAATTGAAATGGTGAAACCGATTTCAGAGAAATATGCATTGAGGTTCCTGAAATCTTTTACAAAGGCGGCCCCATTGGCTAGCCAAGTGACACTGAGCTTGGCTTCTGATTGGCCAATGATGGTCGAATACAAGATTGCGGAAATGGGTCACCTGAGGTTCTATTTGGCTCCAAAGATGAATAAAGATAATTGTCAAAATGTTGATCTGGTGGAACTGAAGTCGGTGCAGGGGAGCATGCTGAGGAAAGCAATAAAAACCATAGCGAATCTGGTGAACGATGTCGACGCAAAATTTGAGTGCTCGTCGACTGGAGTCTCACTTCAGGCCATGGATCCAATGCACCAGGCGATAGTGTCGCTTCTTCTCAGATCCGACGGTTTTGAGCACTACCGCTGCGATCGTAACATGTCCTTGGGAATAAACCTCGGTGTCATGGCTAAAATGCTAAAGTGCGCTGGGGATAACGACATCGTCACAATCAAGGCTGCTGACGGCGACGATTGTGTTAATATTGTGTTTGAAAACTTTG ATCAAAACAAGATTACTAATTTTGAGATGAAGCTGACGGACGTTGATTACAAGCCTCTTCAAATACCAGAATTCAGTTATGACGCCACTGTTCGAATGCCATCATCCGAGTTTGCAAGAATCTGCAACGATTTTAGCACAGTCGGAGACACTG TTGTGATATCTTTTACAAAAGAAGGGTTAGAGTTCTCAACCAAAGGGGACACTGGTACTGCAAATATTGTGTGCACACAAAACACTTTTGGTGACAAG CCAGAAGAAGCGACTATAATCGAAACGTGGAAACCAGTTTCAGCGAAATTTGAACTGAGTTACCTCAACTCTTTCACAGAGGCAACCCCACTAGCTAGCCAAGTGACATTGAGCTTGTGTTCTACAGGACTACTTAAGGTCGAATACAAGATTGTAGAAATGGGTTATCTAAAGTTCGGTCTGGCTGCAAAGGGAGAAGAAGTTAAAAAGATGAACGGTGAGCCGGTGAAAACCAAGTCCAATGGGAAAACCAAACGGGAAGTTAACAAAGAAGATATGAAGGCCAAAAAACGACATAGAGCCAAGGTAGAAAAGATCAAGGAGGAGAAGTTGCGCCTCAAGAAGGAGGAACAAGAATATAAAATCATTCTTTTGAAAGAGGAGGTGCGCATGATGCAGCAAAAACAAATGGATAAAGATATGAAGTTCTTTTCAATGCCGCATGATAATTTGGCTGGAGCGGCGTTGGATGCGGTGCTGGCACGAAAGTGTGAAATTGCACAACGTTGGGGATGGAAatga
- the LOC110894875 gene encoding uncharacterized protein LOC110894875 isoform X2, protein MLEVKSVQQCTMLKKVIESITDLVYNVDANFECSSTGISLQAIDPIHEAMVSLLLRSDGFEHYRCDPNMSLGINLGSLADMLMCAGDDDIVTVKAHDGQNCVSFMFENLDQDKITNFEMKLMDVDYEPLEIKECKYDAVVRMPSSEFARICKDLNTMGDIVVISVTEDGLQFLTKGDTGTANIVCRQNPFADKREEATIIEMVKPISEKYALRFLKSFTKAAPLASQVTLSLASDWPMMVEYKIAEMGHLRFYLAPKMNKDNCQNVDLVELKSVQGSMLRKAIKTIANLVNDVDAKFECSSTGVSLQAMDPMHQAIVSLLLRSDGFEHYRCDRNMSLGINLGVMAKMLKCAGDNDIVTIKAADGDDCVNIVFENFDQNKITNFEMKLTDVDYKPLQIPEFSYDATVRMPSSEFARICNDFSTVGDTVVISFTKEGLEFSTKGDTGTANIVCTQNTFGDKPEEATIIETWKPVSAKFELSYLNSFTEATPLASQVTLSLCSTGLLKVEYKIVEMGYLKFGLAAKGEEVKKMNGEPVKTKSNGKTKREVNKEDMKAKKRHRAKVEKIKEEKLRLKKEEQEYKIILLKEEVRMMQQKQMDKDMKFFSMPHDNLAGAALDAVLARKCEIAQRWGWK, encoded by the exons ATGTTGGAAGTGAAGTCGGTGCAGCAGTGTACCATGTTGAAGAAAGTAATAGAATCCATAACGGATCTAGTGTACAACGTCGACGCAAACTTCGAGTGTTCGTCCACCGGAATCTCACTACAGGCCATCGACCCAATCCACGAGGCCATGGTCTCGCTTCTTCTCAGATCAGACGGCTTCGAGCACTACCGTTGTGATCCTAACATGTCTTTAGGAATCAACCTCGGTAGCTTGGCTGATATGCTAATGTGCGCTGGCGATGACGACATCGTTACCGTCAAGGCTCACGACGGCCAAAATTGTGTTAGTTTTATGTTTGAAAACCTCG ATCAAGACAAGATTACTAATTTTGAGATGAAGCTGATGGATGTTGATTACGAGCCTCTTGAAATAAAAGAATGCAAATATGACGCTGTTGTTCGAATGCCATCATCCGAGTTTGCCAGAATCTGCAAAGATCTTAACACCATGGGAGACATTG TTGTGATATCTGTTACAGAAGACGGGTTGCAGTTCTTAACCAAAGGGGACACTGGTACTGCAAATATTGTGTGCAGACAAAACCCTTTCGCTGACAAG CGAGAAGAAGCGACTATAATTGAAATGGTGAAACCGATTTCAGAGAAATATGCATTGAGGTTCCTGAAATCTTTTACAAAGGCGGCCCCATTGGCTAGCCAAGTGACACTGAGCTTGGCTTCTGATTGGCCAATGATGGTCGAATACAAGATTGCGGAAATGGGTCACCTGAGGTTCTATTTGGCTCCAAAGATGAATAAAGATAATTGTCAAAATGTTGATCTGGTGGAACTGAAGTCGGTGCAGGGGAGCATGCTGAGGAAAGCAATAAAAACCATAGCGAATCTGGTGAACGATGTCGACGCAAAATTTGAGTGCTCGTCGACTGGAGTCTCACTTCAGGCCATGGATCCAATGCACCAGGCGATAGTGTCGCTTCTTCTCAGATCCGACGGTTTTGAGCACTACCGCTGCGATCGTAACATGTCCTTGGGAATAAACCTCGGTGTCATGGCTAAAATGCTAAAGTGCGCTGGGGATAACGACATCGTCACAATCAAGGCTGCTGACGGCGACGATTGTGTTAATATTGTGTTTGAAAACTTTG ATCAAAACAAGATTACTAATTTTGAGATGAAGCTGACGGACGTTGATTACAAGCCTCTTCAAATACCAGAATTCAGTTATGACGCCACTGTTCGAATGCCATCATCCGAGTTTGCAAGAATCTGCAACGATTTTAGCACAGTCGGAGACACTG TTGTGATATCTTTTACAAAAGAAGGGTTAGAGTTCTCAACCAAAGGGGACACTGGTACTGCAAATATTGTGTGCACACAAAACACTTTTGGTGACAAG CCAGAAGAAGCGACTATAATCGAAACGTGGAAACCAGTTTCAGCGAAATTTGAACTGAGTTACCTCAACTCTTTCACAGAGGCAACCCCACTAGCTAGCCAAGTGACATTGAGCTTGTGTTCTACAGGACTACTTAAGGTCGAATACAAGATTGTAGAAATGGGTTATCTAAAGTTCGGTCTGGCTGCAAAGGGAGAAGAAGTTAAAAAGATGAACGGTGAGCCGGTGAAAACCAAGTCCAATGGGAAAACCAAACGGGAAGTTAACAAAGAAGATATGAAGGCCAAAAAACGACATAGAGCCAAGGTAGAAAAGATCAAGGAGGAGAAGTTGCGCCTCAAGAAGGAGGAACAAGAATATAAAATCATTCTTTTGAAAGAGGAGGTGCGCATGATGCAGCAAAAACAAATGGATAAAGATATGAAGTTCTTTTCAATGCCGCATGATAATTTGGCTGGAGCGGCGTTGGATGCGGTGCTGGCACGAAAGTGTGAAATTGCACAACGTTGGGGATGGAAatga
- the LOC110894876 gene encoding probable sugar phosphate/phosphate translocator At3g11320, with translation MSATKSTRVFTVGLVTSWYSSNIGVLLLNKYLLSNYGFKYPIFLTMCHMTACALFSYIAIAWLKLVPMQTIRSPVQFVKICGLSFIFCGSVVSGNISLRYLPVSFNQAVGATTPFFTAVFAYLMTRKKEAWVTYATLVPVVIGVIIASGGEPSFHLFGFIMCVGATAARALKTVVQGILLSSEGEKLNSMNLLLYMAPIAVVLLLPTTLYMEENVVGITIALARQDFGIVWLLLFNSALAYFVNLTNFLVTKHTSALTLQVLGNAKGAVAVVVSILIFRNPVSVTGMAGYTLTVFGVILYSEAKKRSNKLPL, from the exons ATGTCAGCAACAAAGAGCACCCGAGTTTTCACAGTGGGGCTGGTGACATCATGGTACTCATCAAACATAGGTGTTCTGTTGCTGAACAAGTATTTGCTGAGTAATTACGGGTTCAAATACCCGATATTTCTCACCATGTGTCACATGACAGCATGTGCCTTGTTTAGTTACATTGCAATTGCGTGGCTTAAGCTGGTGCCCATGCAGACGATCCGGTCTCCTGTTCAGTTTGTTAAAATATGTGGTTTGAGTTTTATTTTTTGTGGGTCTGTTGTGAGTGGGAATATCTCCCTTAGGTACTTGCCTGTGTCGTTTAATCAGGCGGTTGGTGCTACGACCCCATTTTTTACTGCGGTGTTCGCCTATTTGATGACTAGGAAGAAGGAGGCTTGGGTTACTTATGCTACTCTTGTTCCTGTTGTTATTGGTGTTATCATTGCTAGTGGG GGGGAGCCTAGTTTTCATCTGTTCGGATTTATAATGTGTGTCGGTGCTACCGctgctcgagctttgaaaacagtTGTTCAAGGGATATTGCTTTCTTCGGAAGG GGAAAAGCTGAACTCCATGAATCTGCTTCTTTACATGGCTCCAATTGCTGTTGTGCTTTTGCTTCCTACAACACTATACATGGAAGAGAATGTTGTTGGCATAACAATAGCACTTGCTAGACAAGATTTTGGGATTGTTTGGTTGTTGCTTTTCAACTCTGCACTTGCCTATTTTGTCAATTTAACCAACTTTTTGGTCACCAAACACACCAGTGCTCTTACTCTTCAG GTGCTAGGAAACGCGAAGGGGGCGGTAGCAGTGGTTGTTTCAATACTGATCTTTAGAAATCCTGTTTCTGTAACCGGGATGGCTGGATACACACTCACAGTGTTCGGGGTTATTCTTTACAGCGAAGCCAAGAAGCGTAGCAACAAATTACCGTTATAA